Proteins found in one Tsukamurella paurometabola DSM 20162 genomic segment:
- a CDS encoding GNAT family N-acetyltransferase produces the protein MITFRRVTREDFGLLAVWLSEPHNRRWWNHETSREAIERDFGPSVDGAEPSLDFLALDAGSGASGSDQHRDAGSGTPVGLIQRQRWLDYPDEDETTAVGRLVDLGPRDYGIDYLVGSQYATGRGLGTAMIRAMCSQIFDELDGARVVVCVAAGNRRSWRALERAGFTLIGHVDITPENPIDPPDHVVYLRERVD, from the coding sequence GTGATCACGTTCCGCCGTGTCACTCGCGAGGACTTCGGGCTACTCGCGGTCTGGCTCTCCGAGCCGCACAATCGGCGCTGGTGGAACCATGAGACCTCTCGGGAAGCGATCGAGCGCGACTTCGGGCCGTCGGTCGACGGTGCCGAGCCATCTCTCGACTTCCTCGCCCTGGACGCCGGGAGCGGAGCGAGCGGGTCCGATCAACACCGCGACGCCGGGAGCGGGACGCCCGTGGGCCTGATCCAGCGGCAGCGCTGGCTGGATTACCCCGACGAGGACGAGACCACCGCGGTCGGCCGGCTGGTGGACCTGGGCCCGCGCGACTACGGCATCGACTATCTGGTGGGCTCCCAGTACGCCACGGGCCGCGGGCTGGGTACCGCGATGATCCGGGCCATGTGTTCGCAGATCTTCGACGAGCTCGACGGTGCGCGGGTCGTGGTCTGTGTGGCCGCCGGGAACCGACGCTCCTGGCGCGCGCTGGAGCGTGCCGGTTTCACGCTCATCGGCCACGTCGACATCACGCCAGAGAATCCGATCGACCCGCCCGACCACGTGGTCTACCTGCGCGAACGGGTAGACTGA